One region of Priestia megaterium genomic DNA includes:
- a CDS encoding gamma-type small acid-soluble spore protein: MENKYSNKTASGTDVQHVKQKNAQASSGKYGTEFASETDVQHVKRQNAQANKNQK; this comes from the coding sequence ATGGAAAACAAATACTCTAACAAGACAGCTTCAGGAACAGATGTACAACACGTGAAGCAAAAGAATGCTCAAGCATCTTCTGGCAAATACGGTACGGAATTTGCTAGCGAGACTGACGTACAACACGTTAAACGTCAAAACGCTCAAGCAAACAAAAACCAAAAATAA
- a CDS encoding zinc-binding dehydrogenase — protein sequence MKAVQVTGYGDVSKLSLVEIPIPEPKENEVLIKVKACAINNTEIWMREGAYGTDSKSGWRPEGVQFPRTPGSDITGKVVKAGKLVEESIVGKDVVLFPFISSGEEGYEHISDDMSFIGSEYDGGYAEYVVWPAELCFDMPLSSYSESAVFSVSGLTAWHMVNQIQAQPGETVIVTGANGGVGSLNVQIASKVFGAKVIAITGDLENQERIKELGATHVLSYKSDTLSEDILELNGGPVDSVLDVVGDALFSISLQVLKNGGKFCISGSAGGQHTNFDFRTLYLKHITMYGSVLGTRAEFKDMLKAISEGEIKPVIDKIFPLDKAKEAQVYFKNKGKLGKILLLPEE from the coding sequence ATGAAAGCTGTACAAGTAACAGGTTATGGAGACGTAAGTAAATTAAGCCTAGTAGAAATTCCTATACCTGAACCCAAAGAAAATGAAGTTCTTATAAAAGTGAAGGCCTGTGCTATTAACAATACAGAAATTTGGATGAGAGAGGGTGCTTACGGTACTGACTCAAAATCTGGATGGCGACCGGAAGGAGTCCAGTTTCCACGTACACCAGGATCTGATATAACGGGAAAAGTAGTAAAAGCAGGAAAGTTAGTAGAGGAGTCTATAGTGGGAAAAGATGTTGTGTTATTCCCTTTTATATCTAGTGGAGAAGAAGGGTACGAACATATTTCTGATGATATGTCCTTTATAGGTTCAGAATACGATGGTGGTTATGCTGAATATGTGGTCTGGCCTGCTGAACTTTGCTTTGACATGCCCCTATCAAGCTATTCAGAAAGTGCTGTTTTTTCGGTAAGTGGGTTAACTGCTTGGCACATGGTCAACCAAATTCAAGCTCAACCAGGTGAGACAGTTATAGTAACTGGAGCAAATGGTGGTGTGGGATCATTAAATGTACAGATTGCCTCTAAAGTCTTTGGTGCTAAAGTTATTGCAATCACGGGGGACTTAGAGAATCAAGAAAGAATTAAGGAATTGGGAGCGACACACGTATTATCATATAAATCTGATACTCTTTCAGAAGACATTTTAGAACTGAACGGAGGCCCGGTCGATTCCGTTCTAGATGTTGTAGGAGATGCTTTGTTTTCCATATCTCTTCAAGTTTTAAAAAACGGAGGGAAATTTTGCATTTCAGGTTCTGCTGGTGGTCAGCATACAAATTTTGATTTTAGAACATTGTATCTAAAACATATTACAATGTATGGATCTGTGTTGGGAACGAGAGCAGAGTTTAAAGATATGCTTAAGGCCATTTCTGAGGGGGAAATTAAACCGGTTATCGATAAAATTTTCCCTTTAGACAAAGCAAAAGAAGCCCAAGTGTATTTTAAAAATAAAGGGAAGTTAGGGAAGATTTTATTACTTCCCGAAGAATAA
- a CDS encoding lactoylglutathione lyase family protein, whose amino-acid sequence MFTYPKTFSHIGLSVPNLDEAIKFYTDVFGWYVIMEPSDVENDDTPIGQMCRDVFGNDWDKFRIAHLATGDKIGVEMFEFPENETPENNFEYWKTGIFHFCIQDPDIEGLVEKIKQHGGKQRMPIREYYPGEKPYKMVYVEDPFGNIFEIYTHSYELTYSQGAY is encoded by the coding sequence ATGTTCACATATCCTAAAACATTTTCTCATATCGGTCTTTCAGTACCTAACCTAGATGAGGCAATTAAATTCTATACTGATGTGTTCGGTTGGTACGTTATTATGGAACCTTCAGATGTGGAAAATGATGACACACCTATCGGTCAAATGTGTCGAGATGTATTTGGGAATGACTGGGATAAATTCAGAATTGCACATTTAGCTACGGGAGATAAAATTGGCGTAGAAATGTTTGAGTTCCCTGAAAATGAAACACCTGAAAATAACTTTGAGTATTGGAAAACAGGCATTTTCCATTTCTGCATTCAGGATCCAGATATTGAAGGTCTTGTAGAGAAAATTAAGCAACATGGTGGTAAACAACGTATGCCTATCAGAGAATATTACCCAGGAGAAAAACCATATAAAATGGTTTATGTAGAAGATCCATTTGGAAATATTTTTGAAATTTATACGCATAGCTATGAGTTAACTTATTCACAAGGCGCTTACTAA
- a CDS encoding winged helix-turn-helix transcriptional regulator produces the protein MSTPIDDTGKLKCSIEYTLGKIGNKWKTVILWHLGVDGTLRYSELRHLLPGVSHKVMTKQLKELEQDNLINRTQYNTVPPKVDYSLTSKGKTLMPILDLMHTWGKEHGEGF, from the coding sequence ATGAGCACTCCGATAGACGATACAGGAAAATTAAAATGTTCTATTGAATATACATTAGGAAAAATAGGTAACAAATGGAAAACGGTGATCCTATGGCATTTAGGCGTAGACGGGACATTAAGGTATAGTGAATTACGTCATTTGTTACCTGGTGTGAGCCATAAAGTAATGACGAAACAATTAAAAGAACTTGAGCAAGATAACTTAATTAATAGGACTCAGTACAATACCGTACCACCTAAAGTGGACTATTCCTTAACCAGCAAGGGAAAAACGTTAATGCCCATCTTAGACCTGATGCATACATGGGGGAAAGAACATGGAGAAGGTTTTTGA
- a CDS encoding GNAT family N-acetyltransferase, with protein sequence MKKIETDRLLLRNFSKADSQALLEYLANPRVNCFLEDKVHTIEEATLKAQKRKKDDSFVAVCLKGSDYLIGEIFYLKEDPDTYSIGWHFNAQYEGKGYASESVKEFFRYLFTQKGARRVYAYVEEDNYKSQKLCEKLGMRKEGRFVEFISFTKYEDGTPKYENTLQYALLKKEWMKNIYFNEPEEKVSP encoded by the coding sequence ATGAAAAAGATTGAAACTGATCGATTACTATTGAGAAACTTTTCTAAAGCAGACTCTCAAGCTCTTTTGGAATACTTGGCTAATCCAAGGGTAAACTGCTTTCTTGAAGACAAAGTTCACACAATAGAGGAAGCTACTTTAAAAGCTCAAAAAAGAAAAAAAGATGACTCTTTTGTTGCAGTCTGCTTAAAAGGCAGTGATTATCTAATAGGAGAAATATTCTACTTAAAGGAAGATCCAGATACTTATTCCATTGGTTGGCACTTTAATGCTCAATATGAGGGGAAAGGGTACGCAAGCGAGAGTGTGAAGGAGTTCTTTAGGTATCTGTTTACTCAAAAGGGCGCAAGAAGAGTCTATGCATACGTTGAGGAGGATAACTACAAATCACAAAAACTATGTGAAAAATTAGGAATGCGTAAAGAAGGACGTTTTGTTGAGTTTATTTCGTTTACTAAATACGAAGATGGAACACCTAAGTATGAAAATACTCTTCAGTATGCATTATTAAAAAAAGAGTGGATGAAAAATATTTATTTTAATGAACCTGAGGAAAAAGTATCTCCTTAA
- a CDS encoding ABC transporter six-transmembrane domain-containing protein, translating to MQMIKKKKSSVGQLLQGIWSKNRKGISLTYMLTLVENVCDLLYAATIGFAIDGLLKGNPASLIPLALLWILHLGVGLFRHVYDTKVFVGIYSNVAAEMVERQRADGVKGTRIVGRVSLSREVVDFFQMELPAVVTTVIRFLGAIIMLFLYDRFIGFLSLLAIIPILIINHWFGRRSYRLNHALNNRIEEEADIVVHRPLTIVQKHFARLRLWRVAISNAEAKTWGMMEIVVILLTLATLLRLTGVQGTTPGAIYAVLAYIWMFQEAVVGLPEIVQNISRVLDIGERVAEDVNT from the coding sequence ATGCAAATGATAAAAAAGAAAAAATCCTCCGTAGGTCAACTCCTTCAAGGTATATGGTCAAAAAATCGTAAAGGAATTAGCCTTACCTATATGCTCACTCTTGTTGAAAATGTTTGCGATCTTCTTTACGCTGCAACAATTGGTTTTGCAATCGATGGGTTGCTTAAAGGGAATCCGGCTAGCCTTATACCACTTGCTCTACTATGGATCCTTCACCTAGGGGTTGGCTTGTTCAGGCACGTTTACGATACCAAAGTATTCGTTGGAATTTATTCTAATGTTGCTGCAGAAATGGTGGAGCGCCAGCGTGCTGATGGAGTAAAAGGAACTCGAATTGTAGGACGTGTCTCATTGTCTCGAGAGGTAGTAGATTTCTTTCAGATGGAGCTGCCGGCAGTTGTAACAACGGTTATTCGATTTTTGGGCGCTATTATCATGTTATTTCTTTATGACCGGTTTATTGGGTTCTTAAGTTTATTGGCAATAATTCCAATACTAATCATAAATCATTGGTTCGGTCGACGTTCTTATCGTTTGAACCACGCACTTAACAACCGAATTGAAGAAGAGGCAGATATAGTCGTTCATCGTCCACTTACCATTGTTCAAAAACATTTTGCACGGTTACGTTTGTGGCGTGTTGCTATTTCTAACGCTGAGGCTAAAACATGGGGGATGATGGAGATTGTCGTCATTCTTTTAACCCTAGCTACACTACTTAGACTTACAGGTGTTCAGGGTACTACGCCTGGTGCTATTTATGCAGTTCTAGCTTATATTTGGATGTTTCAAGAGGCAGTAGTTGGTCTTCCTGAAATTGTGCAAAATATTTCGCGTGTACTTGATATTGGTGAACGTGTTGCTGAAGACGTTAACACCTAA
- a CDS encoding MerR family transcriptional regulator — protein MSEELEKYFSTGEFANLCRVKKQTLFHYEEIGLLSPQIKRENGYRYYSYEQFEVFQVIALFKEFGVPLKEIKVLLKDKKPINMITLLKEKSLEIEEKIKSLNHLQAIIQTRLQLAEHALKTDFSSISLQYLDEETFMISENILEEAEQKYTTVIPELIHYTQLHKLDRGYPIGAMLARDQIQKKEFYNYEHLYIKIPEEIEKIHCHTRPQGLYVVGYQKGAETEHAYDRIIQFVREKGLKIAEYAYEEYVIDEVMADGIENSITRIQLQIQSQ, from the coding sequence ATGAGTGAAGAGTTGGAAAAGTACTTTAGTACTGGTGAATTCGCGAATCTCTGTCGTGTAAAAAAGCAAACTCTATTTCATTATGAAGAGATAGGGTTACTTTCACCTCAAATAAAAAGAGAGAATGGATATAGGTACTATTCGTATGAACAATTTGAAGTCTTTCAAGTGATTGCCTTATTTAAAGAATTCGGTGTTCCATTAAAAGAGATAAAAGTTCTTTTAAAAGATAAAAAACCAATAAATATGATTACTCTTTTAAAGGAAAAATCTCTTGAAATTGAAGAAAAAATTAAGAGCCTTAATCATTTACAAGCAATTATTCAAACGCGTTTACAGTTAGCAGAACATGCTTTAAAAACTGATTTTTCTTCTATTTCATTGCAATATTTAGATGAAGAAACCTTTATGATTAGTGAAAATATTTTAGAAGAAGCCGAACAAAAATATACTACAGTTATTCCGGAGCTCATTCATTATACTCAACTTCATAAATTAGACCGAGGATATCCAATTGGAGCAATGCTTGCGAGAGACCAAATCCAAAAAAAAGAGTTTTACAATTACGAACATTTGTATATCAAAATCCCAGAAGAGATAGAAAAAATTCATTGTCATACACGTCCCCAGGGACTATATGTTGTTGGGTATCAAAAAGGTGCCGAAACCGAACATGCTTACGATCGAATTATTCAATTCGTTAGAGAAAAAGGGTTAAAAATAGCGGAGTATGCATATGAGGAATACGTGATTGATGAGGTAATGGCGGATGGAATAGAGAATTCAATTACAAGAATTCAACTTCAAATTCAAAGCCAATAA
- a CDS encoding DUF6892 domain-containing protein, with amino-acid sequence MGKSGMFKDFNFKLVVIEALLDQEPLFLKELTDLKDKYTNNFEWYSGAGPIVEIKDYLEELTLEKSDLEKVESLCFDGGNEIYHILKPDWDGEDSLFDVLSVEGFQNLKNLKAVDYISMCDLEVLEPFKEAGIEVED; translated from the coding sequence ATGGGGAAAAGTGGAATGTTTAAAGATTTTAATTTTAAATTAGTGGTTATTGAAGCTTTATTAGATCAAGAGCCATTATTTCTAAAAGAATTAACCGATTTAAAAGATAAGTATACGAATAATTTCGAATGGTATTCTGGAGCTGGACCCATTGTTGAAATCAAAGATTATTTAGAAGAGTTAACTCTGGAAAAGAGTGATTTGGAAAAGGTTGAATCCCTTTGCTTTGATGGAGGTAATGAAATTTATCATATTCTAAAGCCAGATTGGGACGGTGAAGACAGTTTATTTGACGTACTATCTGTTGAAGGGTTTCAGAACTTAAAGAATCTAAAAGCAGTGGACTATATTTCCATGTGCGATCTAGAAGTATTAGAACCATTCAAGGAAGCTGGAATTGAGGTTGAGGATTAA
- a CDS encoding MFS transporter — MKGYSEKPTRVRFRVLAFIFISVVINYMDRSNISVAATAMSKDLKLSSVELGLIFSAFGWAYAALQIPGGVMADRFGARATYAFSLITWSIVTLLQGFTKGFVSLFGLRLATGAFEAPAFPTNNKVVTSWFPNQERASAIAFYTSGQFAGLAFLTPTLVTIQHFLGWRGLFITTGVIGIAWGIIWYIFYRDPSQHSKVNKAELQHIEEGGGLVKAADTKGERAKFEWGNLKEAFSHRKLWGIYLGQFAVNSTLWFFLTWFPTYLVEYRGLDFLKSGFLASAPFLAAFVGVLLSGFVSDALVKKGVSLGIARKTPIIVGLLLSTSIIGANYVNSTSLIIMFMAIAFFGNGLASITWVFVSTLAPKHLVGLTGGVFNFIGGLASIIVPIVIGFLAKGGNFAPALVFIAALALLGALSYIFLVGKVERIKVVKDEKLNRDIV; from the coding sequence ATGAAGGGGTATAGCGAAAAGCCGACTCGCGTTAGATTTCGTGTTTTAGCATTTATTTTCATAAGCGTTGTCATCAACTATATGGATCGAAGTAATATTTCTGTAGCTGCCACAGCCATGTCCAAAGATCTAAAGCTATCATCAGTAGAACTGGGTCTCATATTTTCAGCCTTTGGATGGGCTTATGCTGCTTTACAAATACCAGGAGGGGTAATGGCTGACCGCTTTGGCGCTCGTGCTACGTATGCCTTTAGTTTAATTACCTGGTCTATTGTTACGCTGCTGCAAGGATTTACTAAGGGATTTGTGAGTCTTTTTGGTCTGCGTTTAGCTACAGGAGCATTCGAAGCACCGGCTTTTCCGACCAATAATAAAGTAGTTACCAGCTGGTTTCCAAATCAGGAAAGAGCATCAGCAATTGCTTTTTATACTTCAGGACAGTTTGCAGGGCTAGCATTTTTAACACCTACACTAGTTACCATTCAGCACTTTTTAGGGTGGAGAGGTCTGTTTATTACTACAGGGGTTATTGGTATAGCGTGGGGCATTATATGGTATATCTTTTATCGTGATCCTTCTCAGCATAGTAAAGTAAATAAAGCAGAATTACAGCATATCGAAGAAGGTGGAGGCTTAGTTAAAGCTGCTGATACGAAAGGAGAAAGAGCAAAGTTCGAATGGGGAAATCTTAAAGAAGCCTTTTCTCACAGAAAGCTATGGGGCATCTACTTAGGACAGTTTGCCGTCAACTCTACTTTATGGTTCTTCCTTACCTGGTTTCCAACGTACCTTGTGGAATACAGAGGGTTAGATTTCTTAAAATCAGGATTCTTAGCATCTGCGCCGTTTTTAGCAGCGTTTGTAGGAGTATTATTATCTGGCTTTGTATCTGACGCCTTAGTGAAAAAAGGAGTATCACTAGGTATTGCAAGAAAAACACCTATTATCGTAGGGCTGCTTTTATCAACTTCAATTATCGGAGCCAATTATGTAAATAGCACATCTCTCATTATCATGTTTATGGCTATTGCGTTTTTTGGAAATGGTCTGGCTTCTATTACATGGGTCTTTGTCTCAACGCTAGCGCCTAAACACTTAGTCGGTTTAACAGGCGGAGTTTTTAACTTTATCGGCGGTCTAGCTTCTATTATTGTTCCGATTGTTATTGGTTTCTTAGCTAAAGGAGGCAACTTTGCTCCAGCGCTAGTATTCATAGCGGCATTGGCCCTTTTAGGAGCACTTTCGTATATCTTCCTTGTAGGAAAAGTGGAAAGAATTAAAGTGGTTAAAGATGAAAAATTGAATCGAGATATTGTGTAA
- the dgoD gene encoding galactonate dehydratase, with protein sequence MKITNYELFQVPPRWLFLKIETDEGIVGWGEPVIEGRASTVKAAVDELMEYLIGKDPLNIEDHWNVMYRGGFYRGGPILMSAISGIDQALWDIKGKYYDAPVHQLLGGKARESIKVYSWIGGDRPSDVGEAAREVVSKGFTAVKMNGTEELQYVDSYEKIDQVVERIAAVREAVGPYVGIGIDFHGRVHKPMAKILAKELEVYRPMFIEEPVLPENNEALREIANHVSIPIATGERMFSKWEFKKLLTDGYVDIIQPDLSHAGGITECKKIISMAEAFDVAAAPHCPLGPIALAACLQVDATCHNAFIQEQSLGIHYNQGSDLLDYIVDNHVFKYEEGFVKIPDGPGLGIEINEDHVRKMADIGHNWRNPVWRHKDGSVAEW encoded by the coding sequence ATGAAAATTACTAATTATGAATTGTTTCAAGTGCCGCCACGCTGGTTATTTTTAAAAATAGAAACAGACGAAGGAATTGTTGGGTGGGGAGAACCTGTTATCGAAGGAAGAGCCTCTACCGTTAAAGCTGCAGTAGATGAGCTGATGGAGTATCTTATTGGCAAAGATCCACTAAATATTGAAGATCATTGGAACGTTATGTACCGAGGCGGCTTCTATCGAGGCGGACCTATTTTAATGAGCGCGATATCAGGAATTGATCAAGCATTGTGGGACATAAAAGGAAAATATTACGATGCTCCTGTACATCAACTGTTAGGCGGAAAAGCAAGAGAATCTATTAAAGTATATTCGTGGATTGGAGGAGACCGCCCTTCAGATGTAGGCGAAGCAGCAAGAGAAGTTGTTTCAAAAGGGTTTACAGCAGTAAAAATGAATGGGACAGAAGAGCTTCAATACGTAGATTCATATGAAAAAATTGATCAAGTAGTGGAACGTATCGCTGCTGTCAGAGAAGCAGTGGGACCTTATGTAGGAATAGGTATTGATTTTCACGGACGAGTACATAAGCCAATGGCAAAAATTTTAGCTAAAGAACTAGAGGTCTATCGTCCAATGTTTATCGAGGAGCCGGTTTTGCCGGAAAACAATGAGGCATTAAGAGAAATTGCCAACCATGTATCCATTCCTATTGCGACAGGAGAAAGAATGTTTTCAAAATGGGAGTTTAAAAAGCTCTTAACGGACGGATACGTTGATATTATTCAGCCGGATTTATCACATGCGGGAGGAATTACAGAATGTAAGAAAATTATTTCAATGGCTGAAGCCTTTGATGTAGCGGCTGCACCTCATTGCCCGTTAGGACCTATTGCATTAGCAGCTTGTCTTCAAGTAGATGCAACGTGCCACAACGCATTTATTCAAGAGCAAAGCTTAGGCATTCACTATAACCAAGGCAGTGATTTACTAGATTATATTGTTGATAACCACGTATTTAAATATGAAGAAGGATTTGTAAAGATTCCAGATGGACCTGGCTTAGGTATTGAGATTAATGAAGACCATGTTAGAAAAATGGCTGATATTGGTCATAATTGGCGTAATCCAGTATGGCGTCATAAAGATGGTTCTGTAGCGGAATGGTAA
- a CDS encoding bifunctional 4-hydroxy-2-oxoglutarate aldolase/2-dehydro-3-deoxy-phosphogluconate aldolase has product MTDSLSHLLEHKIVAIIRGAKPQGVVKIASALNDGGVKNIEITLNSPDALSAIKEVSTELGDQVLVGAGTVLDPETARSAILAGAKFILSPTVNIETIKLTKRYGAVSIPGAFSPTEILTAYENGGDIIKVFPARLGASYIKDIRGPLPHIPLLPTGGVSLDNIQEFEEAGAVGFGIGSSLVDTNREITHAYLQELTQKAKAYVAAVNGITKGEKVHENY; this is encoded by the coding sequence ATGACGGATAGTTTATCACATTTATTAGAGCATAAAATCGTTGCGATTATTAGAGGAGCCAAACCGCAGGGCGTAGTGAAGATTGCCTCTGCGCTTAATGACGGCGGTGTAAAAAATATAGAAATTACTCTAAATTCTCCGGACGCACTTTCAGCCATTAAAGAGGTTTCTACAGAGCTGGGTGATCAAGTGCTAGTAGGAGCAGGTACAGTGCTTGACCCTGAAACAGCACGTTCAGCTATTTTAGCAGGTGCAAAGTTTATCCTTTCTCCAACGGTTAATATTGAAACGATTAAACTAACAAAAAGATACGGTGCGGTGAGTATTCCAGGGGCTTTTTCACCTACTGAAATTCTAACGGCATATGAAAATGGCGGAGATATTATCAAAGTCTTTCCTGCTAGGCTGGGGGCTAGCTATATTAAAGATATTCGAGGGCCGCTTCCTCATATTCCACTTCTTCCAACAGGAGGAGTGAGCTTAGATAATATTCAAGAATTTGAAGAAGCAGGTGCTGTAGGGTTTGGGATTGGAAGTTCTTTAGTAGATACAAATCGTGAAATTACTCATGCATACCTGCAGGAGCTAACACAAAAGGCTAAAGCATACGTAGCCGCAGTGAATGGTATAACGAAAGGGGAAAAAGTACATGAAAATTACTAA
- a CDS encoding sugar kinase produces MDVISMGETMILFTPHSNGKMRYAKDFSSKIAGAESNTLIALSKLGYQTGWVSRLGKDELGERVLSSIKGEGIDVRHVIFDDHAPTGLFLKQKTNEMNSKVFYYRQGSAASFMNPHDMNEEYISSAKYLYVTGITPALSDSCHEAVFQAMKAAKKNGVKIVFDPNLRKTLWDESTARQTLIEMATYADIILPGMNEGQFLFEKDNPEDVAAAFHQLGAELVVIKLGEEGAYYSTENESAYVGGFKVARVIDPVGAGDGFAAGILSGLIDKSSLKETVRRGCAIGAMVVTVEGDIEGLPDKKELYEFMNAITKEDVIR; encoded by the coding sequence ATGGATGTGATAAGCATGGGGGAAACAATGATTCTGTTTACCCCACACTCGAATGGAAAGATGCGATATGCTAAAGATTTTTCTTCGAAAATTGCTGGGGCAGAAAGCAACACGTTAATCGCCCTGTCAAAACTAGGTTATCAAACGGGATGGGTTAGCCGATTAGGAAAAGACGAGCTAGGAGAGCGGGTTCTTTCAAGTATTAAAGGAGAAGGAATAGATGTAAGACATGTAATATTTGATGATCATGCTCCTACAGGTCTTTTTTTAAAGCAAAAGACAAATGAAATGAACAGTAAAGTGTTTTATTACAGACAAGGGTCAGCAGCAAGCTTTATGAATCCGCATGATATGAATGAAGAGTATATCTCTTCTGCCAAATATTTATACGTGACAGGAATAACACCTGCGCTGAGCGACTCCTGCCATGAAGCTGTTTTTCAAGCAATGAAAGCAGCTAAAAAAAATGGTGTAAAAATAGTGTTTGATCCAAATTTACGCAAGACGCTTTGGGATGAATCAACTGCGCGTCAAACACTCATTGAAATGGCTACATATGCGGATATTATCTTACCAGGAATGAACGAAGGTCAGTTTTTATTTGAGAAGGATAACCCTGAAGATGTTGCAGCAGCGTTTCATCAATTAGGTGCAGAACTAGTTGTTATTAAGCTAGGTGAGGAAGGAGCTTATTATTCGACTGAAAATGAATCCGCTTACGTGGGAGGTTTTAAAGTTGCTAGAGTGATAGATCCAGTAGGAGCTGGTGACGGTTTTGCCGCTGGGATACTATCGGGATTAATAGATAAATCTTCTTTAAAAGAAACGGTTAGAAGAGGGTGTGCTATAGGAGCTATGGTTGTAACCGTAGAGGGTGATATTGAAGGCTTGCCTGATAAGAAAGAGCTTTACGAATTTATGAATGCGATTACAAAAGAAGACGTTATACGATAA
- a CDS encoding IclR family transcriptional regulator, translating into MSVKSAERVLRVFELIAQHPEGLTVKEVSDLLSFPQSSTFNLVGTLHNEGYLNQDSLKKYKLGPKLIQIGTAAMESLDISSEGKPYLKKLMEDVQETVFMALLSDGELVYVVKIDNNRSIRTTAQPGNRKPLYCTGLGKIFLAFLPKDQREQLLEHTELLPITDYTITDKKVLNDNLDSFVQMGYAIDDEENEEGLFCLAAPVFGAKGSIQAAISVAGPKERMLKHKDFIVERLLQTATNISFIAGYEEAKR; encoded by the coding sequence GGGTTAACAGTAAAAGAAGTTAGCGATTTACTTTCGTTTCCGCAAAGCAGTACGTTTAATCTTGTGGGAACACTTCATAATGAAGGGTATTTGAATCAGGACTCATTAAAGAAGTACAAGCTAGGGCCAAAGCTAATTCAAATTGGAACAGCGGCTATGGAATCATTGGATATTTCTTCAGAGGGAAAACCGTATTTAAAGAAGCTGATGGAGGATGTTCAAGAAACTGTGTTTATGGCCTTGCTGTCAGATGGAGAATTGGTCTATGTTGTTAAGATTGATAATAATCGCTCTATTAGAACAACCGCTCAGCCTGGTAACCGAAAGCCGCTTTATTGTACCGGATTAGGAAAAATTTTTTTAGCTTTTCTTCCTAAAGATCAGCGAGAGCAGCTGCTTGAACATACGGAGCTGCTGCCTATTACGGACTATACAATTACAGATAAAAAAGTTCTTAATGACAATCTAGATTCTTTTGTTCAAATGGGCTATGCAATTGATGATGAAGAAAATGAAGAAGGGTTATTTTGCCTTGCTGCACCTGTATTTGGAGCAAAGGGAAGCATTCAAGCTGCTATTAGTGTAGCTGGTCCTAAGGAAAGAATGCTGAAGCATAAAGACTTTATTGTAGAAAGGCTGCTTCAAACAGCGACTAATATATCTTTTATTGCTGGATATGAAGAGGCGAAGAGATAA